A genomic segment from Neodiprion lecontei isolate iyNeoLeco1 chromosome 1, iyNeoLeco1.1, whole genome shotgun sequence encodes:
- the LOC107224388 gene encoding uncharacterized protein LOC107224388 isoform X1: MIEFLQIFFVDLFQRKTTNQRSKTGHQKEHPHLIYPNSQPENGPEENGDSKRLAVKQELAAFGYDNTYGSYSVPSPSPAALNQPLPGQPPLPPMPPPPGTLPPPPHVFGPVHSQVTPMQPWSHPPPPWQWMTPQTPPLPPQSPRDMTPNNFQRDMPLRSNYVRRDRFNHNRNNIYNQRSNFHRKNRRNPRYDQLQGQFDQTSYFGPSLPVAIHNHQIQQSSLPPGASQISINRHMDESGDQDIKIVSEETVVKKNKQRKPMSQSYPSRPWNREDAERALQIENEYNKTVKAQSLIIKFPDPDLNKDIVREFHSGIQNIHFQSPSGPRYCFIQMAEDVNIDEAIQELEKIQFGVGHLKVERKSLRDEDNPTPEEIDPYTLYIGNLPESVNVNEVKTKFPSAARVDVGYAQKMRNTRYAFIRYNSVEESISAYRQAHDLMWDTRSIIVRFRRQRGNTCLPGEPKPNVKKVKEEPGTPSQVKKQLLSSNQQNQIKPDVGKQNHVTLAPQTVQNKSQCDSQSEIPKSTPFTELPSTVPTPVVTSTKTTILHQQQPWTLKPSEIPQMTESVPSVPLKTSQIGDKELLLEIKEEPEDYDEMEMQEDAQIDDEVDDDDDEEEDDDSDDDDDDDDDDHEEEDEDDEDEEIDDTETLPDDDKQNENKDDEPVDHLDQMFNDLENMAGDIGL; the protein is encoded by the exons ATGATTGAGTTccttcagattttttttgtgGATCTTTTCCAGAG AAAGACTACAAATCAACGGAGTAAGACTGGACATCAAAAAGAACATCCTCACTTGATATATCCAAACAGCCAACCAGAAAAT GGACCTGAAGAAAATGGAGACAGTAAACGTTTGGCAGTAAAACAGGAGTTGGCAGCATTTGGATATGATAATACTTATGGCAGTTACTCCGTACCCTCCCCCTCTCCGGCAGCTCTGAATCAACCCTTACCTGGACAGCCACCCTTGCCTCCTATGCCTCCCCCACCAGGCACGCTCCCTCCTCCACCTCATGTATTTGGACCAGTACATTCCCAAGTTACACCCATGCAACCCTGGTCACATCCGCCTCCACCATGGCAGTGGATGACGCCTCAGACTCCACCACTACCACCGCAGTCACCTCGCGACATGACaccaaataattttcaacgagaCATGCCGTTGAGAAGTAACTATGTCAGGCGAGACAGGTTCAACCACAATCGGAACAATATATATAACCAACGGAGTAATTTCCATAGGAAAAACAGAAGGAATCCTCGATACGATCAACTCCAGGGGCAGTTTGATCAAACTTCATATTTTGGGCCATCGTTGCCAG TTGCAATTCACAACCATCAAATACAACAGTCCTCTTTACCACCCGGAGCCtctcaaatttcaatcaatagaCACATGGACGAATCTGGCGATCAAGACATTAAAATAGTTTCT GAGGAAACCGTtgttaaaaagaataaacaacGGAAGCCAATGTCCCAAAGTTATCCAAGCCGTCCATGGAATCGCGAAGATGCTGAGAGGGCACTACaaatagaaaatgaatacAATAAAACTGTGAAGGCGCAAAGTTTAATCATAAAATTTCCGGATCCTGATCTCAATAAAGATATCGTCAGAGAATTTCACTCTGGCatacaaaatatacattttcaaaGTCCCAGCGGACCACGGTATTGCTTCATTCAAATGGCAGAAGATGTTAACATCGATGAAGCTATAcaggaattggaaaaaatacaGTTTGGAGTAGGACATTTGAAAGTTGAGCGAAAATCATTGAGGGACGAAGACAATCCAACTCCGGAAGAAATAGACCCTTATACACTGTACATTGGAAATTTACCAGAATCTGTTAACGTTAATGAAGTCAAAACTAAGTTTCCTTCCGCAGCTCGGGTCGATGTTGGATATGCccaaaaaatgagaaacacTCG GTATGCATTCATACGGTATAACAGTGTCGAGGAATCTATATCTGCTTATAGACAAGCTCATGATTTAATGTGGGACACTCGTAGCATCATTGTTAGATTTAGAAGACAGCGTGGCAATACGTGCCTACCAGGAGAACCAAAGCCTAATGTGAAGAAGGTAAAAGAAGAACCTGGAACTCCATCTCAAGTGAAGAAACAACTGTTAAGTTCAAATCAACAAAACCAGATCAAGCCAGATGTTGGAAAACAGAACCATGTTACATTGGCACCACAAACTGTACAGAATAAGAGTCAGTGTGATTCTCAATCGGAAATTCCGAAGTCGACGCCATTTACAGAGCTGCCTTCAACAGTACCAACGCCTGTTGTAACATCCACAAAGACAACAATTCTGCACCAACAACAACCATGG acATTAAAGCCATCAGAAATACCACAGATGACTGAGTCAGTTCCTTCGGTGCCTTTGAAAACTAGTCAGATAGGAGATAAAGAGTTATTACTGGAGATAAAAGAAGAACCTGAAGACTACGATGAGATGGAAATGCAAGAAGATGCACAAATAGACGATGAAgttgatgacgatgacgacgaagAAGAGGATGATGATTcagatgacgatgacgatgacgatgacgatgatcatgaagaagaagatgaagacgacgaggacgaggaaaTCGATGATACTGAAACTTTACCAGATGACGATAAACAGAATGAGAATAAGGACGACGAGCCTGTAGAT catctCGACCAAATGTTCAACGATTTGGAGAATATGGCTGGTGATATTGGATTATAg
- the LOC107224388 gene encoding uncharacterized protein LOC107224388 isoform X2 encodes MFNRKTTNQRSKTGHQKEHPHLIYPNSQPENGPEENGDSKRLAVKQELAAFGYDNTYGSYSVPSPSPAALNQPLPGQPPLPPMPPPPGTLPPPPHVFGPVHSQVTPMQPWSHPPPPWQWMTPQTPPLPPQSPRDMTPNNFQRDMPLRSNYVRRDRFNHNRNNIYNQRSNFHRKNRRNPRYDQLQGQFDQTSYFGPSLPVAIHNHQIQQSSLPPGASQISINRHMDESGDQDIKIVSEETVVKKNKQRKPMSQSYPSRPWNREDAERALQIENEYNKTVKAQSLIIKFPDPDLNKDIVREFHSGIQNIHFQSPSGPRYCFIQMAEDVNIDEAIQELEKIQFGVGHLKVERKSLRDEDNPTPEEIDPYTLYIGNLPESVNVNEVKTKFPSAARVDVGYAQKMRNTRYAFIRYNSVEESISAYRQAHDLMWDTRSIIVRFRRQRGNTCLPGEPKPNVKKVKEEPGTPSQVKKQLLSSNQQNQIKPDVGKQNHVTLAPQTVQNKSQCDSQSEIPKSTPFTELPSTVPTPVVTSTKTTILHQQQPWTLKPSEIPQMTESVPSVPLKTSQIGDKELLLEIKEEPEDYDEMEMQEDAQIDDEVDDDDDEEEDDDSDDDDDDDDDDHEEEDEDDEDEEIDDTETLPDDDKQNENKDDEPVDHLDQMFNDLENMAGDIGL; translated from the exons ATGTTTAATAGAAAGACTACAAATCAACGGAGTAAGACTGGACATCAAAAAGAACATCCTCACTTGATATATCCAAACAGCCAACCAGAAAAT GGACCTGAAGAAAATGGAGACAGTAAACGTTTGGCAGTAAAACAGGAGTTGGCAGCATTTGGATATGATAATACTTATGGCAGTTACTCCGTACCCTCCCCCTCTCCGGCAGCTCTGAATCAACCCTTACCTGGACAGCCACCCTTGCCTCCTATGCCTCCCCCACCAGGCACGCTCCCTCCTCCACCTCATGTATTTGGACCAGTACATTCCCAAGTTACACCCATGCAACCCTGGTCACATCCGCCTCCACCATGGCAGTGGATGACGCCTCAGACTCCACCACTACCACCGCAGTCACCTCGCGACATGACaccaaataattttcaacgagaCATGCCGTTGAGAAGTAACTATGTCAGGCGAGACAGGTTCAACCACAATCGGAACAATATATATAACCAACGGAGTAATTTCCATAGGAAAAACAGAAGGAATCCTCGATACGATCAACTCCAGGGGCAGTTTGATCAAACTTCATATTTTGGGCCATCGTTGCCAG TTGCAATTCACAACCATCAAATACAACAGTCCTCTTTACCACCCGGAGCCtctcaaatttcaatcaatagaCACATGGACGAATCTGGCGATCAAGACATTAAAATAGTTTCT GAGGAAACCGTtgttaaaaagaataaacaacGGAAGCCAATGTCCCAAAGTTATCCAAGCCGTCCATGGAATCGCGAAGATGCTGAGAGGGCACTACaaatagaaaatgaatacAATAAAACTGTGAAGGCGCAAAGTTTAATCATAAAATTTCCGGATCCTGATCTCAATAAAGATATCGTCAGAGAATTTCACTCTGGCatacaaaatatacattttcaaaGTCCCAGCGGACCACGGTATTGCTTCATTCAAATGGCAGAAGATGTTAACATCGATGAAGCTATAcaggaattggaaaaaatacaGTTTGGAGTAGGACATTTGAAAGTTGAGCGAAAATCATTGAGGGACGAAGACAATCCAACTCCGGAAGAAATAGACCCTTATACACTGTACATTGGAAATTTACCAGAATCTGTTAACGTTAATGAAGTCAAAACTAAGTTTCCTTCCGCAGCTCGGGTCGATGTTGGATATGCccaaaaaatgagaaacacTCG GTATGCATTCATACGGTATAACAGTGTCGAGGAATCTATATCTGCTTATAGACAAGCTCATGATTTAATGTGGGACACTCGTAGCATCATTGTTAGATTTAGAAGACAGCGTGGCAATACGTGCCTACCAGGAGAACCAAAGCCTAATGTGAAGAAGGTAAAAGAAGAACCTGGAACTCCATCTCAAGTGAAGAAACAACTGTTAAGTTCAAATCAACAAAACCAGATCAAGCCAGATGTTGGAAAACAGAACCATGTTACATTGGCACCACAAACTGTACAGAATAAGAGTCAGTGTGATTCTCAATCGGAAATTCCGAAGTCGACGCCATTTACAGAGCTGCCTTCAACAGTACCAACGCCTGTTGTAACATCCACAAAGACAACAATTCTGCACCAACAACAACCATGG acATTAAAGCCATCAGAAATACCACAGATGACTGAGTCAGTTCCTTCGGTGCCTTTGAAAACTAGTCAGATAGGAGATAAAGAGTTATTACTGGAGATAAAAGAAGAACCTGAAGACTACGATGAGATGGAAATGCAAGAAGATGCACAAATAGACGATGAAgttgatgacgatgacgacgaagAAGAGGATGATGATTcagatgacgatgacgatgacgatgacgatgatcatgaagaagaagatgaagacgacgaggacgaggaaaTCGATGATACTGAAACTTTACCAGATGACGATAAACAGAATGAGAATAAGGACGACGAGCCTGTAGAT catctCGACCAAATGTTCAACGATTTGGAGAATATGGCTGGTGATATTGGATTATAg
- the LOC107224388 gene encoding uncharacterized protein LOC107224388 isoform X5 — MKHAGPEENGDSKRLAVKQELAAFGYDNTYGSYSVPSPSPAALNQPLPGQPPLPPMPPPPGTLPPPPHVFGPVHSQVTPMQPWSHPPPPWQWMTPQTPPLPPQSPRDMTPNNFQRDMPLRSNYVRRDRFNHNRNNIYNQRSNFHRKNRRNPRYDQLQGQFDQTSYFGPSLPVAIHNHQIQQSSLPPGASQISINRHMDESGDQDIKIVSEETVVKKNKQRKPMSQSYPSRPWNREDAERALQIENEYNKTVKAQSLIIKFPDPDLNKDIVREFHSGIQNIHFQSPSGPRYCFIQMAEDVNIDEAIQELEKIQFGVGHLKVERKSLRDEDNPTPEEIDPYTLYIGNLPESVNVNEVKTKFPSAARVDVGYAQKMRNTRYAFIRYNSVEESISAYRQAHDLMWDTRSIIVRFRRQRGNTCLPGEPKPNVKKVKEEPGTPSQVKKQLLSSNQQNQIKPDVGKQNHVTLAPQTVQNKSQCDSQSEIPKSTPFTELPSTVPTPVVTSTKTTILHQQQPWTLKPSEIPQMTESVPSVPLKTSQIGDKELLLEIKEEPEDYDEMEMQEDAQIDDEVDDDDDEEEDDDSDDDDDDDDDDHEEEDEDDEDEEIDDTETLPDDDKQNENKDDEPVDHLDQMFNDLENMAGDIGL; from the exons ATGAAGCATGCG GGACCTGAAGAAAATGGAGACAGTAAACGTTTGGCAGTAAAACAGGAGTTGGCAGCATTTGGATATGATAATACTTATGGCAGTTACTCCGTACCCTCCCCCTCTCCGGCAGCTCTGAATCAACCCTTACCTGGACAGCCACCCTTGCCTCCTATGCCTCCCCCACCAGGCACGCTCCCTCCTCCACCTCATGTATTTGGACCAGTACATTCCCAAGTTACACCCATGCAACCCTGGTCACATCCGCCTCCACCATGGCAGTGGATGACGCCTCAGACTCCACCACTACCACCGCAGTCACCTCGCGACATGACaccaaataattttcaacgagaCATGCCGTTGAGAAGTAACTATGTCAGGCGAGACAGGTTCAACCACAATCGGAACAATATATATAACCAACGGAGTAATTTCCATAGGAAAAACAGAAGGAATCCTCGATACGATCAACTCCAGGGGCAGTTTGATCAAACTTCATATTTTGGGCCATCGTTGCCAG TTGCAATTCACAACCATCAAATACAACAGTCCTCTTTACCACCCGGAGCCtctcaaatttcaatcaatagaCACATGGACGAATCTGGCGATCAAGACATTAAAATAGTTTCT GAGGAAACCGTtgttaaaaagaataaacaacGGAAGCCAATGTCCCAAAGTTATCCAAGCCGTCCATGGAATCGCGAAGATGCTGAGAGGGCACTACaaatagaaaatgaatacAATAAAACTGTGAAGGCGCAAAGTTTAATCATAAAATTTCCGGATCCTGATCTCAATAAAGATATCGTCAGAGAATTTCACTCTGGCatacaaaatatacattttcaaaGTCCCAGCGGACCACGGTATTGCTTCATTCAAATGGCAGAAGATGTTAACATCGATGAAGCTATAcaggaattggaaaaaatacaGTTTGGAGTAGGACATTTGAAAGTTGAGCGAAAATCATTGAGGGACGAAGACAATCCAACTCCGGAAGAAATAGACCCTTATACACTGTACATTGGAAATTTACCAGAATCTGTTAACGTTAATGAAGTCAAAACTAAGTTTCCTTCCGCAGCTCGGGTCGATGTTGGATATGCccaaaaaatgagaaacacTCG GTATGCATTCATACGGTATAACAGTGTCGAGGAATCTATATCTGCTTATAGACAAGCTCATGATTTAATGTGGGACACTCGTAGCATCATTGTTAGATTTAGAAGACAGCGTGGCAATACGTGCCTACCAGGAGAACCAAAGCCTAATGTGAAGAAGGTAAAAGAAGAACCTGGAACTCCATCTCAAGTGAAGAAACAACTGTTAAGTTCAAATCAACAAAACCAGATCAAGCCAGATGTTGGAAAACAGAACCATGTTACATTGGCACCACAAACTGTACAGAATAAGAGTCAGTGTGATTCTCAATCGGAAATTCCGAAGTCGACGCCATTTACAGAGCTGCCTTCAACAGTACCAACGCCTGTTGTAACATCCACAAAGACAACAATTCTGCACCAACAACAACCATGG acATTAAAGCCATCAGAAATACCACAGATGACTGAGTCAGTTCCTTCGGTGCCTTTGAAAACTAGTCAGATAGGAGATAAAGAGTTATTACTGGAGATAAAAGAAGAACCTGAAGACTACGATGAGATGGAAATGCAAGAAGATGCACAAATAGACGATGAAgttgatgacgatgacgacgaagAAGAGGATGATGATTcagatgacgatgacgatgacgatgacgatgatcatgaagaagaagatgaagacgacgaggacgaggaaaTCGATGATACTGAAACTTTACCAGATGACGATAAACAGAATGAGAATAAGGACGACGAGCCTGTAGAT catctCGACCAAATGTTCAACGATTTGGAGAATATGGCTGGTGATATTGGATTATAg
- the LOC107224388 gene encoding uncharacterized protein LOC107224388 isoform X4, which translates to MLLFYGSLSSILLESRVRKSMGPEENGDSKRLAVKQELAAFGYDNTYGSYSVPSPSPAALNQPLPGQPPLPPMPPPPGTLPPPPHVFGPVHSQVTPMQPWSHPPPPWQWMTPQTPPLPPQSPRDMTPNNFQRDMPLRSNYVRRDRFNHNRNNIYNQRSNFHRKNRRNPRYDQLQGQFDQTSYFGPSLPVAIHNHQIQQSSLPPGASQISINRHMDESGDQDIKIVSEETVVKKNKQRKPMSQSYPSRPWNREDAERALQIENEYNKTVKAQSLIIKFPDPDLNKDIVREFHSGIQNIHFQSPSGPRYCFIQMAEDVNIDEAIQELEKIQFGVGHLKVERKSLRDEDNPTPEEIDPYTLYIGNLPESVNVNEVKTKFPSAARVDVGYAQKMRNTRYAFIRYNSVEESISAYRQAHDLMWDTRSIIVRFRRQRGNTCLPGEPKPNVKKVKEEPGTPSQVKKQLLSSNQQNQIKPDVGKQNHVTLAPQTVQNKSQCDSQSEIPKSTPFTELPSTVPTPVVTSTKTTILHQQQPWTLKPSEIPQMTESVPSVPLKTSQIGDKELLLEIKEEPEDYDEMEMQEDAQIDDEVDDDDDEEEDDDSDDDDDDDDDDHEEEDEDDEDEEIDDTETLPDDDKQNENKDDEPVDHLDQMFNDLENMAGDIGL; encoded by the exons ATGTTATTATTCTATGGATCCCTTTCCTCAATTCTTCTTGAATCTCGTGTTAGAAAATCGATG GGACCTGAAGAAAATGGAGACAGTAAACGTTTGGCAGTAAAACAGGAGTTGGCAGCATTTGGATATGATAATACTTATGGCAGTTACTCCGTACCCTCCCCCTCTCCGGCAGCTCTGAATCAACCCTTACCTGGACAGCCACCCTTGCCTCCTATGCCTCCCCCACCAGGCACGCTCCCTCCTCCACCTCATGTATTTGGACCAGTACATTCCCAAGTTACACCCATGCAACCCTGGTCACATCCGCCTCCACCATGGCAGTGGATGACGCCTCAGACTCCACCACTACCACCGCAGTCACCTCGCGACATGACaccaaataattttcaacgagaCATGCCGTTGAGAAGTAACTATGTCAGGCGAGACAGGTTCAACCACAATCGGAACAATATATATAACCAACGGAGTAATTTCCATAGGAAAAACAGAAGGAATCCTCGATACGATCAACTCCAGGGGCAGTTTGATCAAACTTCATATTTTGGGCCATCGTTGCCAG TTGCAATTCACAACCATCAAATACAACAGTCCTCTTTACCACCCGGAGCCtctcaaatttcaatcaatagaCACATGGACGAATCTGGCGATCAAGACATTAAAATAGTTTCT GAGGAAACCGTtgttaaaaagaataaacaacGGAAGCCAATGTCCCAAAGTTATCCAAGCCGTCCATGGAATCGCGAAGATGCTGAGAGGGCACTACaaatagaaaatgaatacAATAAAACTGTGAAGGCGCAAAGTTTAATCATAAAATTTCCGGATCCTGATCTCAATAAAGATATCGTCAGAGAATTTCACTCTGGCatacaaaatatacattttcaaaGTCCCAGCGGACCACGGTATTGCTTCATTCAAATGGCAGAAGATGTTAACATCGATGAAGCTATAcaggaattggaaaaaatacaGTTTGGAGTAGGACATTTGAAAGTTGAGCGAAAATCATTGAGGGACGAAGACAATCCAACTCCGGAAGAAATAGACCCTTATACACTGTACATTGGAAATTTACCAGAATCTGTTAACGTTAATGAAGTCAAAACTAAGTTTCCTTCCGCAGCTCGGGTCGATGTTGGATATGCccaaaaaatgagaaacacTCG GTATGCATTCATACGGTATAACAGTGTCGAGGAATCTATATCTGCTTATAGACAAGCTCATGATTTAATGTGGGACACTCGTAGCATCATTGTTAGATTTAGAAGACAGCGTGGCAATACGTGCCTACCAGGAGAACCAAAGCCTAATGTGAAGAAGGTAAAAGAAGAACCTGGAACTCCATCTCAAGTGAAGAAACAACTGTTAAGTTCAAATCAACAAAACCAGATCAAGCCAGATGTTGGAAAACAGAACCATGTTACATTGGCACCACAAACTGTACAGAATAAGAGTCAGTGTGATTCTCAATCGGAAATTCCGAAGTCGACGCCATTTACAGAGCTGCCTTCAACAGTACCAACGCCTGTTGTAACATCCACAAAGACAACAATTCTGCACCAACAACAACCATGG acATTAAAGCCATCAGAAATACCACAGATGACTGAGTCAGTTCCTTCGGTGCCTTTGAAAACTAGTCAGATAGGAGATAAAGAGTTATTACTGGAGATAAAAGAAGAACCTGAAGACTACGATGAGATGGAAATGCAAGAAGATGCACAAATAGACGATGAAgttgatgacgatgacgacgaagAAGAGGATGATGATTcagatgacgatgacgatgacgatgacgatgatcatgaagaagaagatgaagacgacgaggacgaggaaaTCGATGATACTGAAACTTTACCAGATGACGATAAACAGAATGAGAATAAGGACGACGAGCCTGTAGAT catctCGACCAAATGTTCAACGATTTGGAGAATATGGCTGGTGATATTGGATTATAg
- the LOC107224388 gene encoding uncharacterized protein LOC107224388 isoform X3, whose translation MRKTTNQRSKTGHQKEHPHLIYPNSQPENGPEENGDSKRLAVKQELAAFGYDNTYGSYSVPSPSPAALNQPLPGQPPLPPMPPPPGTLPPPPHVFGPVHSQVTPMQPWSHPPPPWQWMTPQTPPLPPQSPRDMTPNNFQRDMPLRSNYVRRDRFNHNRNNIYNQRSNFHRKNRRNPRYDQLQGQFDQTSYFGPSLPVAIHNHQIQQSSLPPGASQISINRHMDESGDQDIKIVSEETVVKKNKQRKPMSQSYPSRPWNREDAERALQIENEYNKTVKAQSLIIKFPDPDLNKDIVREFHSGIQNIHFQSPSGPRYCFIQMAEDVNIDEAIQELEKIQFGVGHLKVERKSLRDEDNPTPEEIDPYTLYIGNLPESVNVNEVKTKFPSAARVDVGYAQKMRNTRYAFIRYNSVEESISAYRQAHDLMWDTRSIIVRFRRQRGNTCLPGEPKPNVKKVKEEPGTPSQVKKQLLSSNQQNQIKPDVGKQNHVTLAPQTVQNKSQCDSQSEIPKSTPFTELPSTVPTPVVTSTKTTILHQQQPWTLKPSEIPQMTESVPSVPLKTSQIGDKELLLEIKEEPEDYDEMEMQEDAQIDDEVDDDDDEEEDDDSDDDDDDDDDDHEEEDEDDEDEEIDDTETLPDDDKQNENKDDEPVDHLDQMFNDLENMAGDIGL comes from the exons ATGCG AAAGACTACAAATCAACGGAGTAAGACTGGACATCAAAAAGAACATCCTCACTTGATATATCCAAACAGCCAACCAGAAAAT GGACCTGAAGAAAATGGAGACAGTAAACGTTTGGCAGTAAAACAGGAGTTGGCAGCATTTGGATATGATAATACTTATGGCAGTTACTCCGTACCCTCCCCCTCTCCGGCAGCTCTGAATCAACCCTTACCTGGACAGCCACCCTTGCCTCCTATGCCTCCCCCACCAGGCACGCTCCCTCCTCCACCTCATGTATTTGGACCAGTACATTCCCAAGTTACACCCATGCAACCCTGGTCACATCCGCCTCCACCATGGCAGTGGATGACGCCTCAGACTCCACCACTACCACCGCAGTCACCTCGCGACATGACaccaaataattttcaacgagaCATGCCGTTGAGAAGTAACTATGTCAGGCGAGACAGGTTCAACCACAATCGGAACAATATATATAACCAACGGAGTAATTTCCATAGGAAAAACAGAAGGAATCCTCGATACGATCAACTCCAGGGGCAGTTTGATCAAACTTCATATTTTGGGCCATCGTTGCCAG TTGCAATTCACAACCATCAAATACAACAGTCCTCTTTACCACCCGGAGCCtctcaaatttcaatcaatagaCACATGGACGAATCTGGCGATCAAGACATTAAAATAGTTTCT GAGGAAACCGTtgttaaaaagaataaacaacGGAAGCCAATGTCCCAAAGTTATCCAAGCCGTCCATGGAATCGCGAAGATGCTGAGAGGGCACTACaaatagaaaatgaatacAATAAAACTGTGAAGGCGCAAAGTTTAATCATAAAATTTCCGGATCCTGATCTCAATAAAGATATCGTCAGAGAATTTCACTCTGGCatacaaaatatacattttcaaaGTCCCAGCGGACCACGGTATTGCTTCATTCAAATGGCAGAAGATGTTAACATCGATGAAGCTATAcaggaattggaaaaaatacaGTTTGGAGTAGGACATTTGAAAGTTGAGCGAAAATCATTGAGGGACGAAGACAATCCAACTCCGGAAGAAATAGACCCTTATACACTGTACATTGGAAATTTACCAGAATCTGTTAACGTTAATGAAGTCAAAACTAAGTTTCCTTCCGCAGCTCGGGTCGATGTTGGATATGCccaaaaaatgagaaacacTCG GTATGCATTCATACGGTATAACAGTGTCGAGGAATCTATATCTGCTTATAGACAAGCTCATGATTTAATGTGGGACACTCGTAGCATCATTGTTAGATTTAGAAGACAGCGTGGCAATACGTGCCTACCAGGAGAACCAAAGCCTAATGTGAAGAAGGTAAAAGAAGAACCTGGAACTCCATCTCAAGTGAAGAAACAACTGTTAAGTTCAAATCAACAAAACCAGATCAAGCCAGATGTTGGAAAACAGAACCATGTTACATTGGCACCACAAACTGTACAGAATAAGAGTCAGTGTGATTCTCAATCGGAAATTCCGAAGTCGACGCCATTTACAGAGCTGCCTTCAACAGTACCAACGCCTGTTGTAACATCCACAAAGACAACAATTCTGCACCAACAACAACCATGG acATTAAAGCCATCAGAAATACCACAGATGACTGAGTCAGTTCCTTCGGTGCCTTTGAAAACTAGTCAGATAGGAGATAAAGAGTTATTACTGGAGATAAAAGAAGAACCTGAAGACTACGATGAGATGGAAATGCAAGAAGATGCACAAATAGACGATGAAgttgatgacgatgacgacgaagAAGAGGATGATGATTcagatgacgatgacgatgacgatgacgatgatcatgaagaagaagatgaagacgacgaggacgaggaaaTCGATGATACTGAAACTTTACCAGATGACGATAAACAGAATGAGAATAAGGACGACGAGCCTGTAGAT catctCGACCAAATGTTCAACGATTTGGAGAATATGGCTGGTGATATTGGATTATAg